In the Variovorax sp. S12S4 genome, one interval contains:
- a CDS encoding alkene reductase produces the protein MPSLFDPVKAGDLQLANRIVMAPLTRNRSPNAIPTEMAATYYAQRASAGLLITEATAISHQGQGYADVPGLYGTEQLDGWKRVTDAVHAKGGKIVVQLWHVGRVSHTELQPDGGKPVAPSAITAKTKTVLIKDGVPTFVETSEPRALDAEELPGIVHAYAAAARNAVETAGFDGVELHGANGYLLDQFLKDGSNKRTDDYGGSIENRARLLLEATRAVVDAVGGGKTGIRLSPVTPANDVHDSDPQPLFTYVVKQLAPLGLAYIHVIEGATGGPREIEDRPFDYEALKAAYRQAGGKGAWMVNNGYDKPLADEAVKEGDDLVAFGKPFIANPDLVRRLRENAPLNEVNKATMYGGGAKGYTDYPTLA, from the coding sequence ATGCCCTCTCTCTTCGACCCCGTAAAAGCCGGCGACCTGCAACTCGCCAATCGCATCGTGATGGCACCGCTCACGCGCAACCGTTCGCCGAATGCCATTCCGACCGAGATGGCCGCCACCTACTACGCGCAGCGCGCCTCGGCCGGCCTGCTCATCACCGAGGCCACCGCCATCAGCCACCAGGGCCAGGGCTATGCCGACGTGCCGGGCCTCTACGGCACCGAACAGCTCGACGGATGGAAGCGCGTGACCGACGCGGTGCACGCCAAGGGCGGCAAGATCGTGGTGCAGCTCTGGCATGTGGGCCGCGTGTCGCACACCGAACTGCAACCTGACGGCGGCAAGCCCGTCGCACCCTCGGCCATCACCGCCAAGACGAAGACCGTGCTCATCAAGGACGGCGTGCCGACCTTCGTCGAAACCTCCGAGCCGCGCGCGCTCGACGCCGAAGAGTTGCCCGGCATCGTTCACGCCTACGCCGCTGCCGCGCGCAACGCGGTGGAAACCGCCGGCTTCGACGGCGTGGAACTGCATGGCGCCAACGGCTACCTGCTCGACCAGTTCCTGAAAGACGGCAGCAACAAGCGCACCGACGACTACGGCGGCAGCATCGAGAACCGCGCCCGCCTGCTGCTCGAAGCCACGCGCGCCGTGGTCGATGCGGTCGGCGGCGGCAAGACCGGCATTCGCCTGTCGCCCGTCACGCCCGCCAACGACGTGCACGATTCCGATCCGCAGCCGCTCTTCACCTACGTGGTGAAGCAGCTGGCGCCGTTGGGCCTGGCATACATCCACGTCATCGAAGGCGCCACCGGCGGCCCGCGCGAAATCGAAGACCGCCCGTTCGACTACGAGGCACTCAAGGCCGCCTATCGCCAGGCCGGCGGCAAGGGCGCATGGATGGTCAACAACGGCTACGACAAGCCGCTGGCCGATGAAGCCGTCAAGGAAGGCGACGACCTCGTGGCCTTCGGCAAGCCCTTCATCGCCAACCCCGACCTGGTGCGCCGCCTGCGCGAGAACGCACCGCTCAATGAAGTGAACAAGGCCACGATGTACGGCGGCGGCGCCAAGGGCTACACGGACTATCCGACGCTGGCCTGA
- a CDS encoding enoyl-CoA hydratase-related protein has product MAEAPSAPKLREEVREEMRGPVMWLTIDREERRNAISAGVLSAMSNALARANQDRAVRAVVITGSGTRAFCAGADLQSGTSFKFDYAEPHQGFANLFRQARQSTVPLIARVNGACMAGGMGIMGMCDMAVASSQAVFGLPEVKVGLFPAQVLSVLGNLLPRRVLAEMCITGEPITAAQALEYRLVNHVSDDLDATVDWLLGRLLDKSPAAMRRGLYTMKKIEAMAFEESMAFTESQIGLFALTEDAAEGQLAFREKRKPQWSGR; this is encoded by the coding sequence ATGGCCGAAGCCCCTTCAGCCCCAAAACTGCGCGAGGAGGTGCGCGAGGAGATGCGCGGGCCCGTGATGTGGCTCACCATCGATCGCGAAGAGCGCCGCAACGCCATCAGCGCGGGCGTGCTCTCCGCAATGTCGAATGCACTGGCGCGCGCCAACCAGGACCGCGCGGTGCGCGCCGTCGTCATTACCGGCAGCGGCACGCGCGCCTTCTGCGCCGGCGCCGACCTGCAGAGCGGCACCTCCTTCAAGTTCGACTATGCGGAGCCTCACCAGGGCTTTGCGAACCTCTTTCGCCAGGCACGCCAATCGACTGTGCCCCTGATCGCGCGCGTCAACGGCGCCTGCATGGCGGGCGGCATGGGGATCATGGGCATGTGCGACATGGCCGTGGCCAGCAGCCAGGCCGTGTTCGGGCTTCCCGAGGTCAAGGTCGGCCTCTTTCCCGCGCAGGTGCTCAGCGTGCTCGGCAACCTGCTGCCGCGTCGCGTGCTGGCCGAGATGTGCATCACCGGCGAACCGATCACCGCCGCACAGGCGCTCGAGTACCGGCTGGTCAACCACGTGAGCGACGACCTCGATGCAACGGTCGACTGGCTGCTCGGCCGCCTGCTCGACAAGTCGCCCGCCGCCATGCGGCGCGGCCTGTACACCATGAAGAAAATCGAAGCGATGGCCTTCGAGGAATCGATGGCGTTCACCGAAAGCCAGATCGGCCTCTTTGCACTGACCGAAGACGCGGCGGAGGGCCAGCTCGCCTTTCGCGAAAAGCGCAAGCCGCAGTGGAGCGGCCGATGA
- the gstA gene encoding glutathione transferase GstA: MKLYYSPGACSLSPHIALHEAGLAFEPVLASTKSHKLQDGTDYYGINPLGYVPLLELDDGTRLREGPAIVQYIADLAPTKNLAPAAGTLQRYRLQEWLTFIGTEMHKGYSPLFNSAMPEEAKTIFKDKLKSRYQWLDGQLADKQYLMGDHFSVADGYLFTVTNWAKPTGVNISDFANVQAWHARVAARPAVQEAMKAEGLLK, translated from the coding sequence ATGAAGCTGTATTACTCGCCCGGCGCCTGCTCGCTCTCGCCCCACATCGCGCTGCACGAAGCCGGCCTCGCCTTCGAACCCGTGCTGGCCAGCACCAAGAGCCACAAGCTTCAGGACGGCACCGACTACTACGGCATCAACCCGCTCGGCTATGTGCCGCTGCTCGAGCTCGACGACGGCACGCGCCTGCGCGAAGGCCCGGCCATCGTCCAGTACATTGCCGATCTCGCGCCCACCAAGAACCTCGCGCCGGCCGCCGGCACGCTGCAGCGCTATCGCCTGCAAGAGTGGCTGACCTTCATCGGCACCGAAATGCACAAGGGCTACAGCCCGCTGTTCAACTCGGCCATGCCCGAAGAAGCCAAGACCATCTTCAAGGACAAACTCAAGTCGCGCTACCAGTGGCTCGACGGCCAGCTCGCCGACAAGCAGTACCTGATGGGCGACCACTTCAGCGTGGCCGACGGCTACCTGTTCACCGTGACCAACTGGGCCAAGCCCACCGGGGTGAACATTTCGGACTTCGCCAATGTGCAGGCATGGCACGCGCGTGTTGCTGCCCGCCCCGCCGTTCAGGAGGCGATGAAGGCCGAAGGCCTGCTGAAGTAA
- a CDS encoding DUF1328 domain-containing protein → MLKYAIIFAVISLVAGVLGFGGVAAGAAGIAKLLFGLFLVLAVIFVVLAALGIGAVKKAID, encoded by the coding sequence ATGTTGAAGTACGCGATCATCTTTGCGGTCATCTCGCTGGTGGCCGGTGTCCTGGGCTTCGGCGGCGTTGCTGCCGGCGCGGCCGGTATTGCCAAGCTGCTGTTCGGCCTGTTCCTGGTGCTGGCGGTGATCTTCGTGGTTCTTGCGGCGCTGGGAATCGGGGCAGTCAAAAAGGCAATCGATTGA
- a CDS encoding transglutaminase-like domain-containing protein, which yields MHISHIEAELGYEVSAPAHMQLNIEAAQAGSQAVISEALTIEPPTEVQVYCDESSGNRFVRFDARPGPLKIRYKATVQRRQVDVPLDLQEVPVNEVPNEILHHMMPSRYCESDLMSRCAQQLFGDLAPGIGRVQAIVDWIHDSITYEPGSSDSTTTAREVFVERAGVCRDFAHLGITFCRALNIPARLVVGYVWFDEPPQDFHAVFEAWLGGRWVLFDPTRMAPVDRLVRVGTGRDAKDVAFCTIFGAVAMTGKTLVIRELQDESVAPPAEPEPTGALVGIEKPVPVVELAAAAD from the coding sequence ATGCACATCTCCCACATCGAGGCGGAACTCGGCTACGAAGTCAGCGCGCCCGCGCACATGCAGCTCAACATCGAGGCTGCGCAGGCGGGCTCGCAAGCCGTGATCAGCGAAGCGCTGACCATCGAGCCACCGACCGAAGTGCAGGTGTATTGCGACGAGTCGAGCGGCAACCGCTTCGTGCGCTTCGATGCACGGCCCGGCCCGCTGAAGATCCGCTACAAGGCGACCGTGCAGCGCAGGCAGGTCGACGTGCCGCTCGATCTGCAGGAGGTGCCGGTCAACGAGGTGCCGAACGAAATACTCCACCACATGATGCCGTCGCGTTACTGCGAGTCGGACCTGATGTCGCGCTGCGCGCAGCAGCTCTTTGGCGATCTCGCGCCGGGCATCGGCCGGGTGCAGGCCATCGTCGACTGGATTCACGACAGCATCACCTACGAGCCGGGCAGCAGCGACTCGACAACGACGGCGCGCGAAGTGTTCGTGGAACGCGCCGGCGTTTGCCGCGACTTTGCGCACCTGGGCATTACCTTCTGCCGCGCGTTGAACATTCCGGCGCGGCTGGTGGTGGGCTACGTGTGGTTCGACGAACCGCCGCAGGATTTTCACGCCGTCTTCGAAGCCTGGCTTGGCGGACGATGGGTGCTGTTCGACCCGACCCGCATGGCGCCGGTCGACCGGCTGGTGCGGGTGGGCACGGGGCGCGACGCCAAGGACGTGGCCTTTTGCACGATATTCGGCGCGGTGGCCATGACGGGCAAGACGCTGGTGATTCGCGAACTGCAGGACGAGAGCGTGGCGCCGCCAGCCGAGCCCGAGCCCACGGGCGCTCTGGTGGGCATCGAAAAGCCGGTGCCTGTCGTGGAACTGGCTGCCGCAGCCGATTAG
- the rsmG gene encoding 16S rRNA (guanine(527)-N(7))-methyltransferase RsmG: MSAPIETLRQGAAALGTALSDKQAEQLLAYGTLMLKWNKVYNLTALRDPASVLTHHLLDSLAAVAPLQREWAGKGRLLDVGSGGGLPGVVIAIMRPDLDVSCLDAVAKKAAFVQQVAAELELPNLRGLHARVESLTGSYEIISSRAFASLPDFFNGSKHLFAPGGVWLAMKGKVPSDELAVLPQGVAVFHVEQLTVPGLDAERCIVWARKETA; the protein is encoded by the coding sequence ATGAGCGCGCCCATCGAAACGCTGCGCCAAGGCGCGGCAGCCCTGGGCACCGCTTTGTCCGATAAGCAGGCGGAGCAGCTGCTGGCGTACGGCACGCTCATGCTCAAGTGGAACAAGGTCTACAACCTGACGGCCCTGCGCGACCCGGCCAGCGTGTTGACGCACCATCTGCTCGACAGCTTGGCAGCGGTAGCCCCGCTGCAGCGGGAGTGGGCAGGGAAGGGGAGGCTTCTCGATGTCGGATCTGGCGGCGGATTGCCCGGCGTGGTGATCGCCATCATGCGGCCCGATCTCGATGTGAGCTGCCTCGATGCCGTCGCCAAGAAGGCGGCCTTCGTTCAACAGGTGGCTGCCGAACTTGAACTGCCCAATCTGCGCGGCCTTCACGCGCGGGTCGAATCGCTCACCGGCAGCTACGAAATCATCAGTTCCCGCGCCTTCGCTTCGCTCCCGGATTTCTTCAACGGATCGAAACACCTGTTCGCGCCCGGCGGCGTCTGGCTGGCCATGAAAGGCAAGGTACCGAGCGATGAACTGGCCGTGCTGCCCCAAGGCGTCGCAGTGTTTCACGTGGAACAACTGACCGTCCCGGGCTTGGACGCCGAGCGCTGCATCGTCTGGGCGCGCAAAGAAACCGCCTGA
- a CDS encoding LysE family transporter: MFGIADYGAFVVAIVLFLLIPGPGNLALITSTSKGGIRGGLAATFGVIIGDQFLMWAAVAGVSAVLAAYPTAFAAVQWLGAAYLAWLGFKMLLAKPGAAPILNIRPSHFLRQALMITLLNPKAIVFYMAFFPLFVDPARHQGVVTFGAMAVTIAVLTFLYGLTSTLLTHFLAERIRANPRISGALEKLAGVFLIAFGVKLAISR; encoded by the coding sequence ATGTTCGGCATTGCTGACTACGGCGCATTCGTTGTTGCCATCGTCCTTTTTCTCCTGATTCCCGGTCCGGGCAACCTGGCGCTGATTACCTCGACCAGCAAAGGCGGAATCCGCGGCGGGCTGGCTGCCACCTTCGGCGTGATCATTGGCGACCAGTTCCTCATGTGGGCGGCGGTGGCGGGCGTCTCGGCCGTGCTGGCCGCTTACCCGACCGCCTTCGCGGCCGTGCAGTGGCTGGGTGCGGCCTACCTTGCCTGGCTCGGCTTCAAGATGCTGCTTGCCAAGCCCGGCGCAGCGCCGATTCTCAACATTCGCCCCAGCCACTTCTTGCGCCAGGCGCTGATGATCACCTTGCTCAACCCCAAGGCGATCGTGTTCTACATGGCTTTCTTTCCGCTGTTCGTCGATCCGGCGCGCCACCAGGGCGTGGTCACTTTCGGCGCCATGGCAGTAACCATTGCCGTGCTCACCTTTCTGTACGGCCTCACGTCCACGCTGCTCACGCACTTTCTGGCCGAACGCATCCGCGCCAATCCGCGCATTTCGGGCGCTCTTGAAAAGCTCGCGGGTGTCTTTTTGATAGCCTTCGGCGTCAAGCTCGCCATTTCCCGCTGA
- a CDS encoding ParA family protein: MAKIFCIANQKGGVGKTTTTVNLAAGLAKVGQRVLMIDLDPQGNATMGSGIDKRQLELTVYDVLLESASVAEARVKADKLVEGGCGYDVLGANRELAGAEVEMVALDRREKRLRTALAAVGAEYDFVLIDCPPSLSLLTLNGLCAAHGVIVPMQCEYFALEGLTDLVNTIKQVHANLNKNLQIIGLLRVMFDPRITLQQQVSEQLKSHFGDKVFDTVIPRNVRLAEAPSYGLPGVVFDPAARGSQAFIAFAKELVEKMPPASAFASGAVAPPIAEVAPAAPNLAIPEDVLAPAAAPDTSEKSI, from the coding sequence ATGGCCAAGATTTTCTGCATTGCCAACCAGAAGGGCGGCGTCGGCAAGACCACCACCACCGTCAACCTTGCCGCCGGCTTGGCCAAGGTCGGCCAGCGGGTGCTGATGATCGACCTCGACCCCCAGGGCAATGCAACCATGGGTTCGGGCATCGACAAGCGCCAGCTGGAACTCACGGTGTACGACGTGCTGCTCGAATCGGCCTCCGTGGCCGAGGCGCGCGTCAAGGCCGACAAGCTGGTGGAGGGCGGCTGCGGCTACGACGTGCTGGGCGCCAACCGCGAACTGGCGGGCGCCGAGGTGGAAATGGTGGCACTCGACCGCCGCGAGAAGCGTCTGCGCACCGCGCTGGCCGCCGTTGGCGCCGAGTACGACTTCGTACTGATCGACTGCCCGCCGAGCCTGAGCCTGCTCACGCTCAACGGCCTGTGCGCCGCCCATGGCGTGATCGTGCCGATGCAGTGCGAGTACTTCGCGCTCGAAGGGCTGACCGACCTGGTCAACACCATCAAGCAGGTGCACGCCAACCTCAACAAGAACCTGCAGATCATCGGCCTGCTGCGCGTGATGTTCGATCCGCGCATCACGCTGCAGCAGCAGGTGAGCGAGCAGCTCAAGTCCCACTTCGGCGACAAGGTGTTCGACACGGTCATTCCTCGCAATGTGCGGCTTGCCGAGGCGCCGAGCTACGGACTGCCCGGCGTGGTGTTCGATCCGGCCGCCCGTGGCAGCCAGGCCTTCATCGCCTTTGCCAAGGAGCTGGTCGAGAAGATGCCGCCGGCCAGCGCATTCGCCTCCGGCGCGGTGGCGCCGCCCATCGCAGAGGTTGCGCCGGCTGCTCCCAACCTGGCGATTCCCGAAGACGTGCTGGCACCTGCGGCCGCACCCGACACCAGCGAAAAAAGCATCTGA
- a CDS encoding RBBP9/YdeN family alpha/beta hydrolase, with the protein MTISRILLLPGWQNSGPGHWQTRWESLYGDHRVEQHEWMHPLRGDWSARLEEEVLAAPGPVAFAAHSLGCILVAAWAAHSRNTHKVLGALLVAPGDLERDDLRQLIPGWAPIVRKPLPFPSVLIAANDDPYCDARRSRQMADDWGARFVDTGAGGHLNAESGLGDWPEGRQLLNEISKDTH; encoded by the coding sequence ATGACCATCTCACGCATCCTGTTGCTGCCGGGCTGGCAGAACAGCGGCCCCGGCCATTGGCAAACCCGTTGGGAGTCGCTGTATGGCGATCACCGTGTCGAGCAGCATGAGTGGATGCACCCCCTGCGCGGCGACTGGTCCGCGCGGCTTGAGGAAGAAGTGCTGGCCGCGCCCGGCCCGGTGGCCTTTGCGGCGCACAGCCTGGGTTGCATCCTGGTGGCCGCATGGGCTGCGCATTCGCGCAACACGCACAAGGTGCTCGGGGCGCTGCTGGTCGCGCCCGGCGACTTGGAACGCGACGATCTGCGCCAGCTGATTCCCGGTTGGGCGCCCATCGTGCGCAAGCCGCTGCCGTTCCCGTCGGTGCTGATTGCCGCCAACGACGACCCTTACTGCGACGCCAGGCGCTCGCGCCAGATGGCCGACGACTGGGGCGCGCGCTTTGTCGACACTGGCGCAGGCGGCCATTTGAACGCCGAGTCCGGCCTGGGCGACTGGCCCGAAGGCCGGCAACTATTGAACGAAATCTCGAAAGACACGCACTGA
- a CDS encoding ParB/RepB/Spo0J family partition protein, producing MATKKPKGLGRGLEALLGPTAAPAADNNNGTEEGAAAQNPNTLMLDQMVAGVYQPRTRMDEGALYELAESIKAQGIMQPILVRRLDEASAAAKNAEYEIIAGERRFRAAKLAGLDRVPVLVRDVPNEAAAAMSLIENIQREDLNPLEEAQGLQRLVSEFGLTHEAAAQAVGRSRSAASNLLRLLNLAEPAQQMLMAGDIDMGHARALLSLDRGTQITAANQIAAKKMSVREAESLVKRLAAEFTLTPSRRGNDGEKSRDLQRVEEELADLLTAEVEVRIKKRSKRGGKVEESGELAIHFGSIEALNGLIERIRRTA from the coding sequence ATGGCGACCAAGAAACCCAAGGGCCTGGGGCGCGGCCTCGAAGCGCTGCTCGGCCCCACGGCCGCACCCGCCGCCGACAACAACAACGGGACGGAAGAGGGCGCCGCAGCGCAGAACCCGAACACGCTGATGCTCGACCAGATGGTGGCCGGCGTTTACCAGCCGCGCACCCGCATGGACGAAGGCGCGCTCTACGAATTGGCCGAGAGCATCAAGGCGCAGGGCATCATGCAGCCGATTTTGGTGCGCCGGCTCGACGAGGCATCGGCTGCCGCCAAGAACGCCGAGTACGAAATCATCGCGGGCGAGCGCCGCTTCCGGGCCGCCAAGCTGGCGGGCCTCGACCGGGTGCCGGTGCTGGTGCGCGACGTGCCCAACGAGGCCGCGGCGGCCATGTCGCTGATCGAGAACATCCAGCGCGAAGACCTCAACCCGCTCGAAGAAGCCCAAGGCCTGCAACGCCTGGTCTCGGAGTTTGGGCTCACTCACGAAGCTGCGGCACAGGCTGTGGGCCGCTCGCGCAGCGCCGCCAGCAATCTGCTGCGCCTGTTGAACCTGGCCGAGCCGGCGCAACAGATGCTGATGGCGGGCGACATCGACATGGGCCACGCCCGCGCGCTGCTGTCGCTGGACCGCGGCACGCAGATCACCGCCGCCAACCAGATCGCCGCCAAGAAAATGTCGGTGCGCGAGGCCGAGTCGCTGGTGAAGCGGCTCGCCGCCGAATTCACGCTCACGCCGTCGCGCCGCGGCAACGACGGCGAAAAGTCGCGCGACCTGCAGCGTGTGGAAGAAGAACTGGCCGACCTGCTCACCGCCGAGGTCGAGGTCCGCATCAAGAAGCGCAGCAAGCGTGGCGGCAAGGTCGAGGAGAGCGGGGAACTCGCCATTCACTTCGGCTCCATCGAGGCGCTCAACGGCCTGATCGAACGCATCCGCCGAACGGCCTAG
- a CDS encoding CsgG/HfaB family protein produces the protein MTFNKFPLAAVAVGALLLTGCVTTDMQMGSQSAKTTATGSAAGSATAGESSQLERCESPLGTVSLIENVNSGWYTILTGEYRLPPTANLLRLLVQQSNCFVVVERGAAGMNAMNRERALMQSGEMRGGSNFGRGQMVASDYGLSPEIVFSNSDAGGIGGALGGLVGGNRGRALAAVGGSMQTKEASALLTLIDNRSGVQVAASEGSASKTDFGAFGSVFGGRAGGGLGGYTNTAQGKVIAAAFMDAFNQMVRSLRNYKAQTVRGQGLGGGGRLGVDGGAAPSQTSAPAEQPARRRR, from the coding sequence ATGACATTCAACAAGTTTCCGCTCGCGGCCGTGGCCGTGGGTGCGCTGCTGCTGACCGGCTGCGTGACCACCGACATGCAGATGGGCAGCCAGTCTGCCAAGACCACGGCCACCGGCAGCGCGGCCGGTTCGGCCACCGCCGGCGAAAGCAGCCAGCTCGAGCGCTGCGAGTCGCCGCTGGGCACCGTCTCGCTCATCGAGAACGTGAACTCGGGCTGGTACACCATCCTCACCGGCGAATACCGCCTGCCGCCTACGGCCAACCTGCTGCGCTTGCTGGTGCAGCAATCGAACTGCTTTGTGGTGGTCGAGCGTGGCGCGGCCGGCATGAACGCCATGAACCGTGAGCGCGCGCTCATGCAGTCGGGCGAAATGCGCGGCGGCAGCAACTTCGGACGCGGCCAGATGGTGGCTTCCGACTACGGCCTTTCGCCCGAGATCGTGTTCAGCAACAGCGACGCGGGTGGCATCGGCGGCGCCCTGGGCGGCCTAGTCGGCGGCAACCGTGGGCGTGCCCTCGCTGCGGTCGGGGGCAGCATGCAGACCAAGGAAGCCAGCGCTCTCCTGACGCTCATCGACAACCGCTCGGGCGTGCAGGTGGCGGCCTCGGAAGGCAGCGCCTCCAAGACCGATTTCGGCGCGTTCGGCTCGGTCTTCGGCGGCCGTGCCGGTGGCGGCCTCGGCGGCTACACCAACACGGCGCAGGGCAAGGTGATTGCCGCGGCCTTCATGGACGCGTTCAACCAGATGGTCCGCTCGCTGCGCAACTACAAGGCGCAAACGGTGCGCGGCCAGGGTCTCGGCGGCGGTGGCCGCCTGGGCGTGGACGGCGGCGCTGCGCCGTCGCAGACCTCGGCCCCCGCGGAGCAACCGGCCCGCCGCCGCAGGTAA
- a CDS encoding FAD-binding oxidoreductase, which yields MNAPTQTSHLLPELHLRDVPAALIDGLKARFGANCSTAMAVRTQHGRDESSFDAPPPSAVVFAESTQDVADAVKLASEHSVPVIPFGVGSSLEGHLLAVQGGISIDVSRMNKVLSVNADDLTVTVQPGVTRKQLNEEIKSTGLFFPIDPGADASIGGMTATRASGTNAVRYGTMRENVLALEVVTASGDVIRTGTRAKKSSAGYDLTRLMVGSEGTLGVVTEVTLRIYPLPEAVSAAICSFPSIEAAVRTTIETIQLGVPIARVELIDVNTVRMVNAYAKLNLREEPMLLMEFHGSPAGVKEQAETVQELASGHGGNAFEWASTPEERTRLWTARHNSYFAAVQSRPGCRVISTDTCVPISRLADCLLDSVAEADASGIPYFLVGHVGDGNFHFGYLLDPNIPEERVKAEKLNHDLVSRALALEGTCTGEHGVGLHKMDFLVTEAGVGAIDMMRTIKRALDPKNIMNPGKIFAL from the coding sequence ATGAACGCCCCGACCCAAACCTCGCACCTGCTGCCGGAGCTTCATCTGCGCGACGTGCCCGCCGCCCTCATCGATGGGCTGAAGGCCCGCTTCGGCGCCAACTGTTCCACGGCCATGGCGGTGCGCACGCAGCATGGCCGCGACGAGTCGTCGTTCGACGCCCCGCCCCCTTCGGCCGTGGTGTTTGCCGAAAGCACGCAGGACGTGGCCGATGCCGTAAAGCTCGCGAGCGAGCACAGCGTGCCGGTCATCCCCTTCGGCGTGGGCTCATCGCTCGAAGGCCACCTGCTGGCGGTGCAGGGCGGCATCAGCATCGACGTGTCGCGCATGAACAAGGTGCTGTCGGTCAACGCCGACGACCTCACGGTCACGGTGCAGCCGGGCGTTACGCGCAAGCAGCTCAACGAAGAGATCAAGAGCACGGGCCTGTTCTTTCCCATCGATCCGGGTGCGGATGCTTCCATCGGCGGCATGACGGCCACGCGTGCGAGCGGTACCAATGCAGTCCGCTACGGCACCATGCGCGAGAACGTGCTGGCGCTCGAGGTGGTCACCGCCAGTGGCGACGTCATCCGCACCGGCACGCGCGCGAAGAAATCGTCCGCCGGCTACGACCTCACGCGCCTCATGGTGGGCAGCGAAGGCACGCTGGGCGTGGTCACCGAGGTCACGCTGCGCATCTACCCGCTGCCCGAGGCCGTGTCCGCTGCGATCTGCTCGTTCCCGAGCATTGAAGCCGCGGTGCGCACCACCATCGAAACCATTCAACTCGGCGTGCCGATCGCGCGCGTGGAACTCATCGATGTGAACACGGTGCGCATGGTGAACGCCTACGCCAAGCTCAACCTGCGCGAAGAGCCGATGCTGCTGATGGAATTCCACGGCTCGCCGGCCGGCGTGAAGGAACAGGCCGAGACCGTGCAGGAGCTGGCCAGCGGCCACGGCGGCAATGCCTTCGAATGGGCCAGCACGCCGGAAGAGCGCACCCGCCTGTGGACTGCGCGGCACAACAGCTACTTTGCAGCGGTGCAATCGCGCCCCGGCTGCCGCGTGATCTCCACCGACACCTGCGTGCCCATTTCGCGCCTGGCCGACTGCCTGCTCGACTCGGTGGCCGAGGCCGATGCCAGCGGCATCCCCTATTTCCTCGTGGGCCACGTGGGCGACGGCAATTTCCATTTCGGCTACCTGCTCGACCCGAACATTCCCGAAGAGCGCGTGAAGGCCGAGAAGCTCAACCACGACCTGGTGAGCCGCGCGCTGGCGCTCGAAGGCACCTGCACCGGCGAGCACGGCGTGGGGCTGCACAAGATGGACTTCCTGGTGACCGAAGCGGGCGTGGGCGCCATCGACATGATGCGCACGATCAAGCGCGCGCTCGATCCCAAGAACATCATGAATCCCGGAAAGATCTTCGCGCTCTGA
- a CDS encoding DinB family protein, with amino-acid sequence MNPTTLAALAAFPTLLEAHYAIIPEAHRHWAPRSWDGVPSEAFTAIEQLCHVRDIEIEGYHERFRRTLEEDNPTLASIDSEPLAIERAYGKADAAQVLAEFRIARAKTMEIISQLSDAQLARPAVFEGYGPLTMRSLIHYLCSHDQQHLAGLQWLLGKIDASRVGP; translated from the coding sequence ATGAACCCTACGACGCTCGCTGCCCTTGCGGCATTTCCCACACTGCTCGAAGCCCATTACGCGATCATTCCGGAGGCACACCGCCACTGGGCCCCGCGGTCATGGGACGGCGTGCCCAGCGAGGCCTTCACGGCCATCGAGCAGCTGTGCCATGTGCGGGACATCGAGATCGAGGGCTACCACGAGCGCTTTCGCCGCACGCTGGAAGAAGACAACCCCACGCTGGCATCGATCGACAGCGAACCGCTGGCCATCGAACGCGCCTACGGCAAGGCCGATGCGGCACAGGTGCTGGCGGAGTTCCGCATTGCACGCGCGAAAACCATGGAAATCATCTCGCAGCTGAGCGACGCGCAACTCGCACGCCCAGCCGTGTTCGAGGGCTACGGACCGCTCACCATGCGCAGCCTCATTCATTACCTTTGCAGCCACGACCAGCAGCATCTTGCAGGCCTGCAGTGGCTGCTCGGCAAGATCGACGCATCCAGGGTCGGGCCGTAG